From one Brevibacterium sp. 'Marine' genomic stretch:
- a CDS encoding ribosome assembly cofactor RimP — translation MDEDVERIKGLLAPPLQDAGFHLETVKAVAAGPRRTLTVVVDLDESSTDPMSMEKIAESTKIVGDALDEVEIFRDKPYQLEVTSPGATRKLETPRHFRRVIGRRLEITTKKDTFKLDLAEVGESSITGTDPQRKESKTVDLGEIRKAQVELKFR, via the coding sequence ATGGACGAAGACGTCGAGCGGATCAAGGGCCTGCTCGCCCCGCCCCTGCAGGATGCGGGATTCCACCTCGAGACCGTCAAAGCCGTCGCTGCCGGACCACGGCGCACGCTCACCGTCGTCGTCGACCTCGACGAATCGAGCACCGATCCGATGTCGATGGAGAAGATCGCCGAATCGACGAAGATCGTCGGCGACGCCCTCGATGAGGTCGAGATCTTCCGGGACAAGCCCTATCAGCTCGAGGTCACGAGCCCCGGTGCCACCCGGAAGCTCGAGACCCCCCGCCACTTCCGACGCGTCATCGGCCGGCGCCTGGAGATCACGACGAAGAAGGACACCTTCAAGCTCGACCTCGCCGAGGTGGGGGAGAGTTCGATCACGGGCACGGACCCCCAGCGCAAGGAGTCGAAGACGGTCGACCTCGGCGAGATCCGCAAGGCTCAGGTGGAACTGAAGTTCCGCTGA
- a CDS encoding aminoglycoside phosphotransferase family protein: MKVPPVLYRATREIIGEYRTDSWVAALDYMANELLDRWKLRFDDVPGAPWAGCESLVIPVLTQENYQGVLRFAAPTSAHTAAHAQVLRALKMWNGHGAVRVIRDDRSFRVTLQERLRTKDNLSVLPLADVPPIWGALQRSLEIPATSEFLRVQDVVAGWLNSFDADAALLTGWSEAGPHDSLLLSFARNWMQTLASSDESWLIHADLHYYNILAGNPDPTGISTWKAIDPQPLAGPTAYTLAPILWNRLAEIPSDHPQAQAAWLRGFATDLALCAGVDPQYGMGATVAREVTNMFWYLRAASGGSNSSLADAARSLWVARALSGADVAGVNAHALKPIG; the protein is encoded by the coding sequence GTGAAGGTTCCACCGGTTCTCTACCGTGCGACGCGCGAGATCATCGGCGAATACCGCACCGATTCGTGGGTTGCGGCGCTCGACTATATGGCCAATGAGCTCCTCGACCGGTGGAAGCTGCGCTTCGACGATGTGCCCGGCGCCCCATGGGCCGGGTGCGAGTCCTTGGTGATTCCGGTGCTCACGCAGGAGAACTATCAGGGGGTGCTGCGGTTCGCGGCTCCCACCTCGGCGCATACGGCAGCGCATGCGCAGGTGCTGCGGGCGCTGAAGATGTGGAACGGGCACGGGGCGGTGCGGGTCATCCGGGATGATCGCAGCTTCCGGGTCACTCTGCAGGAGCGGCTGCGTACGAAGGACAATCTCTCGGTGCTTCCCTTAGCCGATGTGCCACCGATCTGGGGTGCCCTGCAGCGGTCCCTGGAGATTCCGGCGACCTCGGAGTTCCTGCGCGTCCAGGATGTCGTGGCCGGGTGGCTGAACTCGTTCGATGCCGATGCCGCGCTGCTGACCGGGTGGTCTGAGGCGGGTCCGCACGATTCCCTGCTGCTGTCGTTCGCCCGCAATTGGATGCAGACCCTGGCCTCGTCGGATGAGAGCTGGCTCATCCATGCCGATCTGCACTACTACAACATCCTCGCCGGCAATCCCGATCCGACGGGCATCTCCACATGGAAGGCCATCGATCCGCAGCCCTTGGCCGGTCCGACGGCGTACACCTTGGCCCCGATCCTGTGGAACCGCCTGGCCGAGATCCCCTCGGATCATCCGCAGGCGCAGGCGGCGTGGCTGCGCGGCTTCGCCACGGACCTGGCACTGTGTGCCGGCGTCGATCCGCAGTACGGGATGGGTGCGACCGTGGCTCGTGAGGTCACGAACATGTTCTGGTACCTGCGCGCAGCCTCCGGCGGGTCGAATTCGAGCCTGGCCGATGCGGCTCGTTCCCTGTGGGTGGCCCGCGCCCTGTCCGGCGCCGATGTCGCCGGAGTCAACGCCCACGCCCTCAAACCCATCGGCTGA
- a CDS encoding NUDIX hydrolase, translating into MPDPSQLTQFPRPSVAVDTAVLCPVPGRGLHVLMTHPGDGVWQLPGSILRPQERLAEAVARCLREKARLVDRAPVQLHVFDQPDRDDRGWVISVAHLDVLSAADVGLAEDDTPTEAAVPDAATEGAQTSPTEAALPEAADPESAESDSDHPDSPVHSRKLVPVHDVHELSAEHQEIVRVAVHRLRAFHERTPDPFGLLEKEFSLRQLRELHEIVAGESLQADTFRRTMLPLLDPTGEAVSQGRGRPAQTFTRRSALALRADTRIQSPDDASAGVHSSVTHTADTRPAGPNSPDGLR; encoded by the coding sequence ATGCCTGATCCCAGCCAACTCACGCAGTTCCCGCGGCCCTCGGTCGCGGTCGACACCGCGGTCCTCTGCCCCGTGCCCGGCCGCGGCCTGCATGTTCTCATGACCCATCCCGGCGACGGGGTGTGGCAGCTGCCCGGGTCGATTCTGCGTCCGCAGGAACGCCTCGCCGAGGCCGTCGCCCGCTGTCTGCGTGAGAAGGCCCGGTTGGTCGACCGCGCCCCCGTCCAGCTGCACGTGTTCGACCAGCCCGACCGTGATGATCGCGGCTGGGTGATCTCCGTGGCCCATCTCGATGTGCTCTCCGCCGCCGACGTCGGGCTCGCCGAGGATGACACCCCCACCGAGGCGGCCGTGCCGGATGCTGCGACCGAGGGAGCCCAGACGTCCCCCACCGAGGCAGCCCTCCCCGAGGCCGCCGACCCTGAGTCTGCGGAGTCGGATTCCGATCACCCGGACTCCCCCGTCCACAGCAGGAAGCTCGTGCCCGTCCACGACGTTCATGAGCTCAGTGCCGAACATCAGGAGATCGTGCGCGTGGCCGTGCACCGCCTGCGGGCCTTTCACGAGCGCACCCCGGATCCTTTCGGGCTGTTGGAGAAGGAGTTCTCGCTGCGGCAGCTGCGCGAACTCCATGAGATCGTCGCCGGGGAGAGCCTGCAGGCCGATACGTTCCGTCGCACCATGCTGCCTCTGCTCGATCCCACCGGGGAGGCCGTCAGCCAGGGGCGAGGACGTCCGGCGCAGACATTCACCCGACGGTCGGCTCTGGCGCTGCGTGCCGACACCCGGATCCAGTCCCCCGACGATGCCTCTGCCGGCGTGCACTCATCGGTCACGCACACTGCCGATACCCGCCCTGCCGGCCCGAATTCTCCGGACGGTCTTCGCTGA
- a CDS encoding TSUP family transporter has protein sequence MLLWLLAAGVLAGWIDAVVGGGGLIQLPALLLVPGMSPVQAVATNKIGSIAGTTASAITYLRTITPDRSATIPAAASAFVGAVLGAKLATLVPAEAFTPIILVALIGVGIFTVLNPSLGADATLRFGETSKRHHALSWLIGLVIGIYDGVLGPGTGSFLVIAFVSIIGFSFLQASATAKVINWATNFGALVYFIPDGQVVWLLGVVVAIGNVTGGIFGARTALARGSGFVRVIFVIVVSVLILKLGFDVIATLIH, from the coding sequence ATGCTCCTGTGGCTGCTCGCCGCGGGAGTCCTGGCCGGGTGGATCGATGCCGTCGTCGGCGGGGGCGGGCTGATCCAGCTGCCCGCGCTGCTGCTCGTGCCGGGGATGAGCCCCGTCCAGGCGGTCGCGACGAACAAGATCGGGTCGATTGCGGGCACGACCGCCTCGGCGATCACCTATCTGCGCACGATCACCCCGGACCGGTCCGCGACGATCCCGGCCGCGGCCTCGGCGTTCGTGGGCGCCGTGCTCGGGGCGAAGCTCGCGACCTTGGTGCCGGCTGAGGCGTTCACCCCGATCATCCTGGTCGCGCTCATCGGGGTCGGGATCTTCACCGTGCTCAACCCGAGCCTCGGGGCCGACGCCACCCTGCGATTCGGGGAAACGTCGAAACGCCACCATGCCCTGTCGTGGCTGATCGGGCTCGTCATCGGCATCTACGACGGGGTGCTCGGACCGGGCACGGGATCGTTCCTCGTCATCGCCTTCGTCTCGATCATCGGATTCTCATTCCTGCAGGCCTCGGCGACGGCGAAGGTCATCAACTGGGCGACGAACTTCGGAGCGCTCGTCTACTTCATCCCCGACGGCCAGGTCGTCTGGCTGCTGGGCGTGGTCGTGGCCATCGGCAACGTCACCGGCGGAATCTTCGGCGCCCGCACCGCGCTGGCGAGGGGCTCCGGGTTCGTCCGTGTCATCTTCGTCATCGTCGTCTCCGTGCTGATCCTCAAGCTCGGCTTCGACGTCATCGCCACCCTCATCCACTAA
- the nusA gene encoding transcription termination factor NusA: MDIDLNVLRVIEREREIPLETLIELIEQALFLAYQKTEGAWPDARAELDKSTGEVRILAVEFDNDDNPIGEFDDTPTGFGRIAAQTARQVIHQRLRDVEDETLLGTFKGREGEIVSGIIQQGRDPQMVQVDIGDVEAVLPPHEQVPGETYAHGTRLRVYIADVHKGTKGTSVTVSRTHPNLVRRLFAHEAPEIADGTVEIVSLAREAGHRTKLAVRATKPGVNAKGSCIGELGSRVRAVMNELGQEKIDIVDYSDDPAKFIAHALSPAKARSVEILDAAAQESRAVVPLDQLSLAIGKEGQNARLAAKLTGWKIDIVAGE; encoded by the coding sequence ATGGACATCGACCTCAATGTTCTGCGCGTGATCGAACGAGAGCGTGAGATTCCGCTGGAAACCCTCATCGAGCTCATCGAACAGGCGCTCTTCCTCGCCTACCAGAAGACCGAAGGAGCCTGGCCCGACGCCCGTGCCGAACTCGACAAGTCCACCGGTGAGGTGCGCATCCTCGCCGTGGAGTTCGACAACGACGACAACCCGATCGGCGAGTTCGACGACACTCCCACCGGCTTCGGCCGCATCGCCGCCCAGACCGCCCGACAGGTCATCCACCAGCGGCTGCGCGATGTCGAGGACGAGACCCTGCTCGGCACGTTCAAGGGCCGCGAGGGCGAGATCGTCTCGGGCATCATCCAGCAGGGCCGGGACCCGCAGATGGTCCAGGTCGACATCGGCGACGTCGAGGCGGTGCTGCCCCCGCACGAACAGGTCCCCGGCGAGACCTACGCCCACGGCACCAGACTGCGCGTCTACATCGCCGATGTGCACAAGGGCACGAAGGGCACCTCGGTCACCGTCTCCCGCACCCACCCGAACCTCGTGCGCCGACTCTTCGCCCATGAGGCCCCGGAGATCGCCGACGGCACCGTCGAGATCGTGTCCCTGGCCCGCGAGGCCGGCCACCGGACGAAGCTCGCCGTGCGCGCCACGAAGCCGGGAGTCAACGCGAAGGGATCGTGCATCGGCGAGCTCGGCTCACGTGTGCGCGCGGTGATGAACGAACTCGGCCAGGAGAAGATCGACATCGTCGACTACTCCGACGACCCGGCGAAGTTCATCGCCCACGCGCTGTCCCCGGCCAAGGCCAGGAGCGTCGAGATCCTCGACGCCGCCGCGCAGGAATCCCGTGCCGTCGTCCCCCTCGACCAGCTGTCCCTGGCGATCGGCAAGGAAGGGCAGAACGCCCGCCTGGCGGCCAAGCTCACCGGTTGGAAGATCGACATCGTCGCAGGCGAGTAG
- a CDS encoding proline--tRNA ligase — MALRMSSLFVRTQKEDPVGAEVASHKLLHRAGYIRRSAPGIYTWLPLGLAVLGKIEAIVREEMALAGSQEVHFPGLLPADPYKKSGRWEAFGPDLFHVKDRRENDYILAPTHEEVFTLLVKDLYSSYKDLPLSIYQIQTKYRDEARPRAGLLRGREFIMKDAYSFDIDDAGLDASYEAMRVAYLRAFARLGLPCLPVKATPGAMGGSGTEEFIYPSEVGEDTFVKSPGGYAANVEAVTSIVPEAIPYSQSPAAHVEDTPDTPTIETLVAAANASHPRSDREWTAADTLKNVVCAVTHPDGTREIIVIGLPGDREVDLDRAAGTGMLGDGEVDLEAATAEDLAAHPELVKGYIGPGNSLDAPVLGLESASKIRYLLDPRVVDGTRWITGANEPGRHVFDLVAGRDFTADGTIEAAQVVLGDPAPDGSGPLELARGVEIGQIFKLGRKYAESLDLKVLDQNGKATTVTMGSYGLGVTRVMACIAEEYHSEDGLLWPQHLAPADVHIIVAGKGEEIAAAAEKMTTELEAEGVSVLLDDRHKVSPGFKFADAELIGIPTVIVAGRGLADGVVEVRDRLAGEKSDQPVAEVVPATVARVREAYAKAAAAADAAVSADQNA; from the coding sequence ATGGCCCTGCGCATGTCGTCCCTGTTCGTGCGAACCCAGAAGGAGGACCCGGTCGGCGCCGAGGTGGCCAGCCACAAACTGCTGCACCGTGCCGGATACATCCGCAGGTCGGCGCCGGGAATCTACACGTGGCTGCCGTTGGGCCTGGCCGTGCTGGGCAAGATCGAAGCGATCGTGCGCGAAGAGATGGCGCTCGCCGGCTCCCAGGAAGTCCACTTCCCGGGGCTGCTGCCCGCCGATCCGTACAAGAAGTCCGGCCGGTGGGAGGCCTTCGGGCCCGATCTCTTCCATGTCAAGGACCGCCGCGAGAACGACTACATCCTCGCGCCCACCCATGAGGAGGTCTTCACCCTCCTGGTCAAGGACCTCTACTCCTCGTACAAAGACCTGCCGCTGTCGATCTACCAGATCCAGACGAAGTACCGCGACGAAGCCCGCCCCCGCGCCGGCCTGCTGCGCGGACGCGAATTCATCATGAAGGACGCCTACTCCTTCGACATCGACGACGCCGGACTCGACGCCTCCTACGAGGCCATGCGCGTGGCCTACCTGCGGGCCTTCGCCCGCCTCGGCCTGCCGTGCCTGCCGGTCAAGGCGACCCCGGGCGCCATGGGCGGCTCCGGAACCGAAGAATTCATCTACCCCTCCGAGGTCGGCGAGGACACGTTCGTGAAGTCGCCTGGCGGATACGCCGCGAACGTCGAGGCCGTGACCTCGATTGTGCCCGAGGCGATTCCCTACTCGCAGTCGCCGGCCGCGCATGTCGAGGACACCCCGGACACCCCGACGATCGAGACCCTCGTGGCCGCGGCGAACGCATCGCACCCGCGCTCCGATCGCGAATGGACGGCCGCAGACACGCTGAAGAACGTCGTCTGCGCCGTCACCCACCCCGACGGCACACGCGAGATCATCGTCATCGGCCTGCCCGGTGACCGCGAAGTCGACCTCGACCGGGCCGCCGGCACCGGAATGCTCGGCGACGGTGAGGTCGACCTCGAGGCCGCGACCGCCGAGGATCTCGCCGCCCATCCGGAGCTCGTCAAGGGCTACATCGGACCCGGCAACTCCCTCGATGCGCCGGTGCTCGGCCTCGAATCTGCCTCGAAGATCCGCTACCTCCTCGACCCCCGCGTCGTCGACGGCACCCGCTGGATCACCGGCGCCAATGAGCCCGGCCGCCACGTCTTCGACCTCGTCGCCGGACGCGACTTCACCGCCGACGGCACCATCGAAGCCGCCCAGGTCGTCCTCGGCGATCCGGCGCCGGACGGCTCCGGTCCGCTGGAGCTGGCCCGCGGTGTCGAGATCGGTCAGATCTTCAAGCTCGGCCGCAAATACGCCGAATCCCTCGACCTCAAGGTGCTCGACCAGAACGGCAAGGCGACCACCGTGACCATGGGCTCCTACGGCCTCGGCGTCACCCGCGTCATGGCCTGCATCGCCGAGGAATACCATTCCGAGGACGGACTCCTGTGGCCGCAGCACCTGGCCCCGGCCGATGTGCACATCATCGTCGCCGGCAAGGGAGAGGAGATCGCCGCAGCCGCCGAGAAGATGACGACCGAACTCGAAGCCGAAGGTGTCAGCGTCCTGCTCGATGACCGCCACAAGGTCTCGCCCGGGTTCAAGTTCGCCGATGCCGAGCTCATCGGCATTCCCACCGTCATCGTCGCCGGCCGCGGTCTGGCCGACGGCGTCGTCGAGGTCCGCGACCGTCTGGCCGGGGAGAAGTCCGACCAGCCCGTCGCCGAGGTGGTCCCCGCCACCGTGGCACGGGTGCGTGAGGCGTATGCGAAGGCCGCAGCCGCAGCCGACGCGGCGGTCAGCGCCGACCAGAACGCCTGA
- a CDS encoding RNA-binding S4 domain-containing protein translates to MTEINRDAGKHMRVDVWLWTTRMFKTRNLATQACRGGHVQVDGQRVKAAQKVTIGQEVRVRKAGSEFIWKITGFIPTRMQASIAVQCYEDLTPPPDPALRGFVPRRDKGLGRPTKKDRREMEKFLGDLAKPRSRNRRD, encoded by the coding sequence ATGACCGAGATCAACCGAGATGCGGGCAAGCACATGCGCGTCGACGTATGGCTGTGGACGACGCGGATGTTCAAGACCCGCAACCTCGCCACTCAGGCGTGTCGTGGCGGACATGTGCAGGTCGACGGTCAGCGGGTCAAGGCCGCGCAGAAAGTAACGATCGGCCAAGAGGTGCGGGTGCGCAAGGCCGGGTCCGAGTTCATCTGGAAGATCACCGGGTTCATCCCCACCCGGATGCAGGCCTCCATCGCCGTACAGTGCTATGAGGACCTCACTCCCCCGCCCGATCCCGCGCTGCGCGGCTTCGTGCCCCGACGCGACAAAGGGCTGGGGCGTCCGACGAAGAAGGACCGCCGGGAGATGGAGAAGTTCCTCGGCGATCTGGCCAAGCCCCGGTCGCGCAACCGCCGCGACTGA
- a CDS encoding DUF4081 domain-containing GNAT family N-acetyltransferase: MALRIARLEHQHTRWLTDLLARNPCENVYLISLLEVTGTARLGSPAGTLYGIFDGDRPVAAYWVGGNIIPVAATPATNEVLARKLDADGRVSCSLIGNRSVILDLQQRLNWGRPRGVRERQPLLAISSDPQVTPDEHVHRVTLDDLGAVFPASVDMFTKEVGFSPIEDGTAGYLSRVRGIIRGKNCYARISATLPQGGAVPRWPAEEQDEQVLFKADIGIRARRIVQVQGVWVHPAVRNQGLGAAGMAAVVQRTRDKGHSTVSLYANDYNETALRMYARVGFEQVGTFATIMY; encoded by the coding sequence ATGGCGCTGAGGATCGCACGACTGGAACATCAGCACACCCGGTGGCTGACGGACCTGCTTGCGCGCAACCCCTGCGAGAACGTCTACCTCATCTCCCTGCTCGAAGTCACAGGTACGGCCCGCTTGGGCTCCCCGGCCGGCACGCTGTACGGAATCTTCGACGGTGACCGTCCCGTCGCCGCCTACTGGGTGGGCGGCAACATCATCCCGGTTGCGGCGACTCCGGCGACGAACGAGGTGCTTGCCCGCAAGCTCGATGCCGACGGGCGCGTGTCCTGCTCACTCATCGGCAACCGGTCGGTCATCCTCGACCTCCAGCAGCGACTCAATTGGGGGCGTCCGCGGGGAGTGCGCGAACGGCAGCCTCTGCTGGCCATCAGCTCCGACCCTCAGGTCACCCCCGACGAGCACGTGCATCGGGTGACCCTCGACGACCTGGGTGCGGTGTTTCCCGCCAGCGTCGACATGTTCACCAAAGAGGTCGGATTCTCACCGATTGAGGACGGCACCGCCGGATACCTCTCGCGGGTGCGCGGGATCATCCGAGGCAAGAACTGCTATGCCCGGATCTCTGCGACCCTGCCCCAAGGAGGCGCGGTGCCGAGGTGGCCGGCCGAAGAGCAGGACGAACAGGTGCTGTTCAAGGCCGATATCGGCATCCGTGCCCGCCGCATCGTCCAGGTCCAAGGGGTATGGGTCCATCCCGCGGTGCGCAATCAGGGGCTCGGGGCCGCGGGCATGGCCGCAGTCGTCCAGCGCACCCGTGACAAAGGCCATTCCACGGTGAGCCTGTATGCCAATGACTACAACGAGACGGCGCTGCGCATGTACGCCCGTGTCGGCTTCGAACAGGTCGGCACCTTCGCCACCATCATGTACTGA